A window of Mucilaginibacter paludis DSM 18603 contains these coding sequences:
- the aroB gene encoding 3-dehydroquinate synthase, with translation MNQIQSINYPIYFNSVTTHLNNFINEGKYSRFFILTDEHTSTHCLPYIREKLNNRDDFDLIEINAGEESKTIDFCIGIWKMLIDFDADRSSLLINLGGGVVTDLGGFAASTFKRGIDFIHIPTTLLSQVDASVGGKTGIDIDNLKNIIGTFTQPKAVFIEHAFLSTLPARQVKSGMAEMLKHGLIADASYWNVLKISDLENPTDQLIYQSVVIKNKVVTEDPSERGIRKILNFGHTIGHALESYSLDNDSNPLTHGEAIAAGMICEAYLSHLKAGLPAGDMQEIVDTLLGVYGKYPIHESCYTALNAIMKKDKKNQGGKINCSLLTKIGECRIDNICTDDELCDSLKYYASLQYAQV, from the coding sequence ATGAACCAGATACAGAGCATTAATTATCCTATTTATTTTAATAGCGTAACAACACACCTCAATAACTTTATCAACGAAGGTAAGTACTCCCGTTTTTTTATTCTGACTGACGAGCATACCAGTACGCACTGCCTGCCTTATATCCGCGAAAAATTAAACAACCGCGACGATTTCGACCTGATAGAAATTAACGCCGGCGAAGAAAGCAAAACCATTGATTTTTGTATCGGGATATGGAAAATGCTGATTGATTTTGATGCCGATCGTAGTAGCTTGTTGATTAATTTAGGTGGCGGCGTGGTAACCGATCTGGGTGGCTTTGCGGCATCTACCTTTAAACGTGGTATCGATTTTATACATATCCCCACTACATTGCTTTCCCAGGTGGATGCTTCTGTAGGCGGCAAAACAGGTATCGATATTGATAACCTGAAAAATATCATAGGTACGTTTACTCAACCCAAGGCGGTTTTTATTGAGCATGCCTTTTTAAGTACTTTGCCTGCAAGGCAGGTGAAATCGGGCATGGCCGAGATGTTGAAGCACGGTTTGATAGCCGATGCCTCTTATTGGAACGTCTTGAAAATTAGCGACCTGGAAAACCCAACTGATCAGCTAATCTACCAATCGGTTGTTATCAAAAATAAAGTAGTTACCGAAGATCCTTCTGAACGTGGTATACGTAAAATTTTAAACTTTGGCCATACCATCGGGCACGCGCTTGAAAGTTATTCGCTGGATAACGACAGTAACCCCTTAACCCACGGCGAAGCCATAGCGGCCGGTATGATATGCGAGGCTTATCTTTCGCACTTAAAGGCCGGTTTACCTGCCGGTGATATGCAGGAAATTGTTGACACCTTGCTTGGCGTTTACGGCAAATATCCTATTCATGAATCGTGCTATACGGCATTGAACGCCATCATGAAAAAAGATAAGAAGAACCAGGGTGGGAAAATAAATTGCTCCTTACTGACAAAAATTGGCGAATGCCGTATTGATAACATCTGCACTGATGACGAACTTTGCGATAGTTTGAAATATTACGCTTCGTTACAATATGCCCAGGTTTGA
- a CDS encoding sterol desaturase family protein: MPRFELKDKAAICLFILLIVLTLVEMIFSYVQNRKYYQKRDTLNNLYLTGLAFGLNLLVKGFTFFVLQFFWQFRLFEIKNVFAYWFVLIVVQDFLYWVLHYTGHYCRLFWAMHVTHHSSEEFNFTVGFRSTVFEPLYRVFFYLPLALMGFSAIDILYAYLLTQLYGNMVHTRYKINLPRWYGYIFVTPSQHSVHHASNIPYLDKNMGMVLSIWDRMFGTFRDEDLDEPTRYGITKQPEDMGPVNIVFHEWRALIADMSKAPGLANKLKYLFNPPGWSHDGSTKTARVLQREILANKTAEGPEL, translated from the coding sequence ATGCCCAGGTTTGAACTGAAAGATAAGGCCGCTATCTGCTTATTTATACTGCTGATTGTTTTAACGCTTGTTGAAATGATTTTCAGCTACGTTCAAAACCGTAAGTACTACCAAAAACGCGATACTTTAAATAACCTTTACCTTACAGGTTTGGCTTTTGGCCTCAATTTATTGGTCAAGGGGTTTACCTTTTTTGTACTACAGTTTTTTTGGCAGTTCCGTTTATTTGAAATTAAAAACGTGTTTGCGTATTGGTTTGTGCTCATCGTAGTTCAGGATTTTTTGTACTGGGTGCTACATTATACGGGCCATTACTGCCGCCTGTTTTGGGCCATGCACGTAACGCACCATTCATCCGAGGAGTTTAATTTTACGGTTGGCTTCCGGTCTACCGTGTTTGAGCCGCTGTATAGAGTGTTTTTTTATTTGCCGCTTGCGCTGATGGGTTTTAGCGCCATCGATATTTTATACGCCTATCTGCTCACGCAGCTATACGGTAATATGGTGCACACCCGGTATAAAATTAACCTGCCGCGCTGGTATGGCTACATCTTTGTAACCCCTTCGCAACATAGCGTTCACCATGCCTCCAATATCCCGTATCTTGATAAAAATATGGGGATGGTACTTAGTATATGGGACAGGATGTTCGGCACTTTTAGAGACGAAGACCTGGACGAACCCACCCGATATGGCATTACCAAGCAGCCGGAAGATATGGGGCCAGTCAACATTGTTTTCCATGAGTGGAGGGCGCTTATAGCGGATATGAGTAAAGCCCCCGGCTTGGCTAACAAATTGAAATACCTGTTTAATCCGCCCGGCTGGAGCCATGATGGCAGCACCAAAACAGCACGGGTTTTACAGCGCGAAATTTTAGCTAACAAAACTGCTGAGGGGCCAGAGTTATAG
- a CDS encoding glycoside hydrolase family protein — MSYFKHTIAILLLIGLLPLHSSAQSQTVGKLAPKPLFVDPVYDGAADPVIVWNKKVKKWWMFYTNRRASDQSAVGVTWVHGTRIGIAESVDGATWKYKDTANINYRPTPEYTHWAPEVIEYQGLYHMYLTYVPGIFTDWHHPRNIIHLTSTDLLNWKYQSTLKLASDKVIDPCVYKLPDGTWRMWYNNEDDHKSIYYADSPDLDNWTDKGKAVHDMPGEGPVVFKWKDRTWMIVDNWKGLGVYSSSDLLDWKRQEERLVELPGTGKDDQAIGGHADVIVNQGKAYLFYFTHPGRAKANPAPPNTLQARRSVIQMAELKYVDGKITCDRNEPVYINLK; from the coding sequence ATGTCCTACTTCAAGCATACAATAGCGATCCTTTTACTCATCGGTCTTCTGCCGCTTCATTCATCGGCTCAAAGCCAAACCGTTGGCAAACTTGCGCCAAAACCGCTATTTGTCGATCCTGTTTACGATGGAGCGGCAGATCCGGTGATCGTCTGGAATAAAAAAGTAAAAAAATGGTGGATGTTTTATACCAACCGCCGCGCCAGCGATCAGAGCGCGGTTGGAGTTACCTGGGTACATGGTACGCGGATAGGCATAGCAGAATCTGTAGATGGTGCTACCTGGAAATATAAAGATACGGCTAATATTAATTACAGGCCCACACCCGAATATACTCATTGGGCGCCCGAAGTTATAGAATATCAGGGTTTGTATCATATGTACCTCACGTATGTTCCCGGTATTTTTACCGATTGGCATCATCCCCGCAACATTATCCATTTAACCAGCACCGATTTGCTGAATTGGAAATACCAATCAACCCTTAAGCTGGCTTCGGATAAAGTGATAGACCCTTGCGTTTATAAACTGCCCGATGGTACATGGCGCATGTGGTATAATAACGAAGACGACCATAAATCGATCTATTATGCCGACAGTCCTGATCTGGATAACTGGACAGATAAAGGCAAGGCTGTACATGATATGCCCGGTGAAGGTCCGGTAGTATTTAAATGGAAAGACCGCACCTGGATGATTGTTGACAACTGGAAAGGCCTGGGTGTATACTCAAGCAGTGACTTGCTCGACTGGAAACGGCAGGAAGAACGTTTGGTAGAATTGCCCGGAACCGGAAAGGACGACCAGGCTATTGGAGGCCATGCCGATGTGATTGTTAACCAGGGCAAGGCTTACTTGTTTTACTTTACGCATCCCGGCAGGGCAAAGGCCAACCCTGCGCCACCCAATACATTACAAGCGCGGCGCAGCGTAATACAAATGGCCGAGTTAAAGTATGTTGATGGTAAAATAACCTGCGATAGAAATGAGCCCGTTTATATCAACCTGAAGTAA
- a CDS encoding flavin monoamine oxidase family protein, with protein sequence MQQTDILIIGAGAAGLMAAMHLAKAGKKVTVLEARDRTGGRIHTVVDDVFIDGAELGAEFIHGKLPVTLHLLKEAGIGATNAAGDMWRYNDGSFKKAEQFIPDYELLIQKLNALTEDITLDNFLDTHLTEARYAETRDMLRSFASGYDTADAARFSTFAMRRELQSEDEEHQYRVTGGYSVMIAYLEQQIIKAGGVIHLSTIVKQIQWQPGKVIAVDDAGLQYSAQQVVIALPLGVLQAGKHERAALSFVPQIPEREQAILEMGMGAVIKVLLQFNDIFWERQALEKGADASVKNMIYLFSGQAIPTWWTQTPDAIPMLTGWIGGPPAMALKDATDDEVLQLALLSLSEIYSMPVSTLNEKLTGHKIMNWTADDFTRGSYSYATIATGKSRRLLAEPFNNTIYFAGEALYDGAEMGTVEAALASGKAVAGLILSSVKSIVLSPES encoded by the coding sequence ATGCAACAAACGGATATACTAATTATAGGCGCAGGCGCTGCGGGCTTAATGGCAGCGATGCATTTGGCAAAGGCTGGAAAAAAAGTGACGGTTCTGGAAGCCCGCGACAGAACCGGCGGACGCATCCATACGGTTGTTGATGATGTGTTTATTGATGGTGCCGAGTTGGGCGCCGAGTTTATACATGGCAAGCTCCCTGTTACGCTGCATTTGTTAAAAGAGGCTGGCATAGGGGCAACAAATGCCGCCGGTGATATGTGGCGTTACAACGATGGCAGTTTTAAAAAGGCCGAACAGTTTATACCTGATTATGAACTGCTGATACAAAAGCTGAATGCCTTGACGGAGGATATAACGCTTGATAATTTTTTAGATACGCATTTAACGGAAGCAAGATATGCCGAAACCAGGGACATGCTACGCAGTTTTGCTTCCGGTTACGATACCGCCGACGCAGCCAGGTTCAGCACTTTTGCGATGCGCCGGGAGCTACAGAGTGAAGACGAAGAACATCAATACCGTGTAACAGGGGGATATTCGGTCATGATAGCTTACCTGGAGCAGCAGATTATTAAGGCAGGTGGCGTTATCCATTTATCAACTATAGTTAAACAAATACAATGGCAGCCAGGCAAAGTTATTGCTGTGGATGATGCCGGGCTTCAATACTCGGCACAGCAAGTGGTAATTGCATTGCCCCTTGGTGTATTGCAGGCTGGCAAGCATGAGCGGGCTGCCCTCAGCTTTGTACCGCAGATCCCCGAAAGGGAACAAGCCATCTTGGAAATGGGTATGGGAGCGGTTATTAAAGTACTGTTGCAGTTTAATGATATATTTTGGGAAAGGCAGGCGCTTGAAAAGGGTGCCGATGCCAGTGTGAAAAATATGATATATCTGTTTAGCGGCCAGGCCATCCCTACGTGGTGGACACAAACTCCTGATGCCATCCCGATGTTAACCGGTTGGATAGGAGGGCCGCCAGCCATGGCCCTTAAGGATGCCACAGATGATGAGGTTTTGCAACTGGCTTTACTTTCCTTGTCTGAAATTTATAGCATGCCTGTATCCACCCTGAATGAAAAACTAACGGGCCATAAAATAATGAACTGGACGGCCGACGATTTTACGAGAGGATCATACAGCTACGCTACCATTGCCACCGGAAAATCGCGCAGGCTGTTAGCCGAGCCCTTCAACAACACCATTTATTTTGCAGGCGAAGCATTGTACGACGGTGCTGAAATGGGCACTGTAGAAGCTGCGCTGGCAAGTGGTAAGGCCGTGGCGGGGCTGATACTAAGCAGTGTAAAGTCAATAGTACTTAGTCCGGAGTCTTGA
- a CDS encoding DUF3347 domain-containing protein, giving the protein MKKVKYLIIALILMGTYHANAQNGTANAGLNQVLASYLDIKNALATDNSKLANQKATEFTAALKAVNAGKLDAKQKTTWLAYSEKLRFDGDHISESQKIDHQREHFTSLSKNMFTVVKALKANKQVIYQQYCPMKKASWLSETMAIKNPYYGKEMLECGQTKETLKANP; this is encoded by the coding sequence ATGAAAAAAGTAAAATATCTTATTATTGCCCTTATCCTGATGGGTACTTATCATGCCAATGCACAAAACGGCACGGCCAATGCAGGTTTGAACCAGGTGCTGGCATCATACCTGGATATTAAAAACGCCCTTGCAACGGATAATAGTAAGTTAGCAAATCAAAAAGCAACGGAATTTACCGCCGCCCTTAAAGCGGTAAACGCCGGTAAACTGGATGCCAAACAAAAAACCACCTGGTTGGCCTACAGCGAAAAATTAAGATTTGACGGCGACCACATCAGCGAATCTCAAAAGATAGATCATCAGCGGGAACATTTTACAAGTTTATCTAAAAACATGTTTACCGTTGTTAAAGCCCTTAAAGCTAATAAACAGGTAATTTACCAGCAGTATTGCCCCATGAAAAAAGCAAGCTGGCTAAGCGAAACAATGGCTATTAAAAACCCTTACTATGGCAAAGAGATGCTTGAGTGCGGGCAAACTAAAGAAACACTGAAGGCAAATCCATAA
- a CDS encoding YnfA family protein: MNIIKSLSLFIVAGLLEIGGGYLVWLWLKQDKPLWYGIVGCVTLALYGVAATLQTANFGRVYAAYGGIFIAMALLWAWKVDGFKPDKYDIIGALVALMGAGIIIYMPRGK, encoded by the coding sequence ATGAACATCATCAAATCGTTATCGCTTTTTATAGTAGCGGGCTTGCTGGAGATTGGCGGCGGTTACCTGGTTTGGTTATGGCTTAAACAAGATAAACCTTTGTGGTACGGTATTGTTGGCTGTGTTACCCTGGCTCTATACGGTGTTGCCGCAACCCTGCAAACCGCTAACTTTGGCCGCGTTTACGCGGCATACGGCGGTATATTTATTGCCATGGCTTTGTTATGGGCCTGGAAAGTAGATGGTTTTAAGCCCGATAAATACGATATTATTGGAGCACTGGTAGCCTTAATGGGCGCCGGTATTATTATCTACATGCCTCGCGGTAAATAA
- a CDS encoding PAS domain-containing sensor histidine kinase, whose product MRINNTGSEEFNTYSENIFRTLIEESPLPVGLYVGREMVISVVNDTILKIWGKDESVIGKTYREALPELEGQPFFKLLDDVYTTGIPYHAKEDVCYLMVNGELRRYYFNFAFKPLKTAEGKIWGILNTGTDVTDLVLMRKQLEEAETRTNFALDAAGMGTWDLDLINNSVTCDNRCKELFGFPKDGLVRYEDLLSHMHPDDIARVDIAVMNAINPQVKENYDVTYRTVGYKLRWVRCKGRAYFDDNNKAYRFAGTVIDITPEINTRDEQQKLLFLIENSSDFISLSTWDGKLTYLNTAGRQMMGFNNMEDALQDAHHYLMPTEVDKINQVILPAMLKNGRWSGELLYRHAVTGQPIPGHVNTLLIKDPLTEEPLGRATVVRDLRNEIALKKEQQNLITVVENSADMIVVTDLEGNVTYINKAGQQLIGADNIEECYKKALGYFMPDATHLLGKEVRPNMLKNGAWAGEIQCRHFKTGEAIPAWLNAFTVNDPATGEPIGFASVTRDMRAEKAAQQALAQSEELFRKITIASPAALWMTDINSQITYVNEVWINWTGYSLAEQLGAGWLKAVVEEDRTTAANKLTSDFERHKFHESQFRIKSTDGQLRYIICTGNPQYNTHGAFTGYIGACVDITELKQLQRQKDDFIGIASHELKTPVTSIKAYTQLLESMMRKKGDLKEAGMISKMNVQINRLTMLIEDLLDVTKITSGRLQFHQTWFNFNQMMQEVVEDLQRTTAKHTLIEDFNADTEIYSDKDRVGQVLINLITNAIKYSPDSDEIIIRTAIENNEVQVSVQDFGIGIAQDKIDKVFEQFYRVSGDKEHTFPGLGLGLYISSEIIKREGGKIWVDSVEGKGSKFCFSLPIKARV is encoded by the coding sequence ATGAGAATAAATAATACCGGTTCAGAAGAGTTTAACACCTATAGCGAAAATATTTTCCGTACACTAATTGAAGAATCGCCCCTGCCTGTTGGTTTATATGTGGGTCGCGAAATGGTAATCAGCGTGGTTAACGATACCATTTTAAAAATATGGGGTAAGGATGAATCCGTAATTGGTAAAACTTACAGAGAGGCCCTGCCTGAACTGGAGGGTCAGCCCTTTTTTAAATTGCTGGATGATGTATACACCACCGGCATACCTTACCACGCCAAAGAAGACGTTTGCTACCTGATGGTTAACGGCGAACTAAGAAGATATTACTTTAATTTTGCTTTTAAGCCTTTAAAAACGGCAGAGGGCAAAATATGGGGCATTTTAAATACCGGCACCGACGTTACCGACCTGGTATTGATGCGCAAACAACTTGAAGAGGCCGAAACGCGCACTAATTTTGCCCTCGACGCCGCCGGGATGGGTACCTGGGACCTTGATCTGATCAATAACAGCGTAACCTGCGACAATCGCTGCAAAGAGCTTTTCGGCTTTCCGAAGGATGGACTGGTTCGATATGAAGATCTATTAAGCCATATGCACCCCGATGATATCGCCCGGGTGGATATCGCTGTGATGAATGCCATCAATCCGCAGGTGAAGGAAAATTATGACGTAACTTATCGCACTGTAGGCTATAAATTGAGATGGGTGCGATGCAAAGGACGCGCTTATTTTGATGACAATAACAAAGCCTATCGTTTTGCAGGTACCGTGATTGACATTACTCCGGAAATAAATACCCGCGATGAACAACAAAAGTTACTTTTCCTGATTGAAAACAGTTCTGATTTTATCAGCCTGTCTACCTGGGATGGTAAGCTCACCTATCTTAATACCGCCGGGCGGCAAATGATGGGCTTTAATAACATGGAAGACGCGCTGCAAGACGCACATCACTATCTGATGCCAACCGAAGTGGACAAAATTAACCAGGTAATTTTGCCCGCGATGTTAAAAAACGGACGCTGGAGCGGCGAGCTTTTGTATAGGCACGCAGTAACGGGGCAGCCTATTCCGGGGCATGTAAACACCTTGTTAATTAAGGATCCGCTAACCGAAGAGCCATTGGGCAGAGCTACCGTGGTAAGAGATTTGCGTAACGAGATAGCTTTAAAAAAAGAACAGCAGAATTTGATAACCGTTGTAGAAAACAGCGCCGACATGATTGTTGTTACCGACCTGGAAGGTAATGTAACTTACATTAATAAAGCGGGGCAGCAATTAATAGGGGCCGATAATATTGAAGAATGTTATAAAAAAGCACTTGGTTATTTTATGCCAGACGCAACGCATTTGCTGGGCAAGGAAGTGCGCCCTAACATGCTGAAAAACGGGGCATGGGCCGGTGAAATACAATGCAGGCATTTTAAAACCGGCGAAGCAATACCCGCCTGGTTAAACGCCTTCACCGTAAACGACCCTGCGACGGGAGAACCAATAGGTTTTGCATCGGTTACCAGGGATATGCGGGCCGAAAAAGCAGCACAGCAGGCTCTTGCCCAAAGCGAGGAACTTTTTAGAAAGATCACCATCGCTTCGCCAGCAGCCTTATGGATGACGGATATAAACAGCCAGATTACCTACGTTAACGAAGTCTGGATCAATTGGACGGGATATAGTTTAGCCGAACAATTGGGCGCAGGCTGGCTCAAGGCCGTGGTTGAGGAGGACAGGACGACGGCGGCTAACAAGCTGACAAGCGATTTTGAACGGCACAAATTCCATGAAAGCCAGTTCAGGATCAAAAGCACGGATGGTCAGTTACGCTATATCATCTGTACCGGCAACCCTCAATACAATACCCATGGCGCATTTACAGGCTATATTGGCGCATGTGTTGATATTACCGAGCTTAAGCAACTGCAAAGGCAAAAGGATGATTTTATAGGCATTGCCAGCCATGAGTTAAAAACCCCGGTAACCAGTATTAAAGCATATACCCAACTGCTGGAAAGTATGATGCGCAAAAAGGGCGACTTAAAAGAAGCGGGCATGATATCCAAAATGAACGTACAGATAAACCGCCTTACCATGTTGATTGAAGACCTGCTTGATGTTACCAAAATCACTTCGGGCAGGTTGCAGTTCCATCAAACCTGGTTTAACTTTAACCAGATGATGCAAGAAGTAGTTGAAGATTTGCAGCGCACTACCGCCAAACATACGCTGATTGAAGATTTTAATGCTGATACGGAAATCTATTCGGATAAGGACCGTGTAGGACAAGTTTTGATCAACCTCATTACCAACGCCATTAAATACTCGCCTGATTCGGACGAGATCATCATCCGAACCGCAATTGAAAACAATGAAGTACAGGTTTCCGTTCAGGATTTTGGTATAGGCATAGCGCAGGATAAAATTGACAAAGTTTTTGAACAGTTTTATCGCGTAAGCGGCGACAAGGAACACACCTTTCCGGGCCTGGGCTTAGGCCTGTACATATCCTCGGAAATTATTAAACGCGAAGGTGGAAAAATATGGGTGGATAGCGTTGAGGGTAAAGGATCGAAGTTTTGTTTTTCGCTGCCCATTAAGGCACGGGTTTAA
- a CDS encoding cytochrome b/b6 domain-containing protein: MKKIKEKHSLAMRWFHWVNFPVLMVMIWSGILIYWASDTYKISIGGNELFHFFPESFYKYFHITHRLSEGMAFHFLFMWFFAVNGILYVTYTLISGEWRDLVPQKHSFKEAWLVLLHDLHIRKSAPAQGKYNAAQRIAYTAIILMGLGSLLTGLAIYKPVQFAWLCFLCGGYHFARIIHFALTIGYCLFFVIHIVQVILAGWANFSSAVTGFEVVNEDKPGDTNPNLVTNDGSAS, translated from the coding sequence TTGAAAAAAATTAAAGAAAAACATTCTCTTGCCATGCGTTGGTTTCACTGGGTTAATTTCCCGGTGCTGATGGTGATGATATGGAGCGGTATATTAATTTACTGGGCCAGCGATACTTACAAAATATCGATAGGCGGCAACGAGCTATTTCATTTTTTTCCGGAGAGCTTTTATAAATATTTCCATATAACGCACCGGCTTTCAGAGGGTATGGCCTTTCACTTTTTGTTTATGTGGTTTTTTGCCGTTAACGGTATTTTATATGTAACCTATACGCTCATCTCGGGCGAATGGCGCGATCTTGTTCCTCAAAAGCATTCTTTTAAGGAAGCCTGGCTGGTGTTGCTCCACGATCTTCATATCCGTAAAAGTGCACCTGCACAGGGTAAATATAACGCAGCGCAACGCATTGCCTACACCGCTATTATTTTAATGGGCTTAGGCTCCTTGTTAACCGGGCTGGCTATTTATAAACCCGTGCAGTTTGCTTGGCTTTGCTTTTTGTGCGGCGGTTACCATTTTGCCCGTATTATACATTTTGCGTTAACCATAGGCTACTGTTTGTTTTTTGTGATCCATATTGTACAGGTAATATTAGCGGGATGGGCAAACTTTAGCTCGGCAGTAACCGGCTTTGAGGTTGTAAACGAAGACAAACCCGGGGATACAAACCCTAATTTAGTTACAAATGATGGATCAGCCAGCTAA
- a CDS encoding molybdopterin-dependent oxidoreductase — protein sequence MMDQPANQPEDTRAEMPVDKQIKRRSFIAFGTFILLQAAALTGWKLLYNAELETTGITARTRKPLRRALNQTELFFRRLFSNNHLVKTYPKEMAAKKVRVNSDIGLTGDFNIADWKLNINRAPGDVLSISLKELQALPKTELVFDFKCVEGWDQIQHWAGVKFSDFVAHYQLDKQAEMEYVGMATPDKKYYVGLDTASAMHPQTILAYEMNDEPLLPQHGAPLRLIIPVKYGIKNLKRISTITFSNTRPPDYWAEQGYDYYSGL from the coding sequence ATGATGGATCAGCCAGCTAACCAGCCTGAAGATACACGTGCAGAAATGCCGGTGGATAAGCAAATAAAAAGGCGCAGTTTTATAGCCTTTGGAACGTTTATTTTATTGCAGGCGGCGGCCTTAACCGGCTGGAAGCTGCTTTATAATGCCGAGCTGGAAACAACAGGCATTACCGCCAGAACGCGCAAGCCATTGCGAAGGGCTTTAAACCAAACCGAGTTGTTTTTTAGGCGGCTATTCAGTAATAATCACCTGGTTAAAACCTATCCTAAAGAGATGGCGGCAAAAAAGGTGCGCGTGAATAGTGATATTGGCCTTACCGGCGATTTTAACATAGCTGATTGGAAACTCAATATAAACCGGGCGCCCGGCGATGTACTGAGCATTAGTCTTAAAGAGTTGCAGGCCCTGCCTAAAACTGAACTGGTTTTTGATTTTAAATGCGTTGAGGGCTGGGACCAGATACAGCATTGGGCGGGCGTAAAATTTAGTGATTTTGTGGCGCATTACCAGTTGGATAAGCAAGCCGAGATGGAATATGTGGGTATGGCTACGCCTGATAAAAAATATTACGTGGGCCTGGACACGGCCAGCGCGATGCACCCCCAAACCATATTGGCATACGAGATGAATGATGAACCTTTGTTGCCCCAACATGGCGCACCCTTGAGGCTGATTATCCCGGTGAAATATGGCATTAAAAATCTGAAACGGATATCAACTATTACCTTTAGCAATACCCGCCCACCCGATTACTGGGCCGAACAAGGGTATGATTATTATTCGGGTTTGTAG
- a CDS encoding MFS transporter gives MNTEITSAQLNHSPKVVRLAVAAMFFMAGLCFASWASRIATIQQKLSLSDAALGGVLFALPVGLMLSLPLSGWLVTKIGSRKLLAAALSTYGLALITLGAATQVYQLVGCLVIFGLASNATNIAVNTQAVATEGLYVKPIMASFHGVWSLAGFIGAGIGTLMIGINILPLYHFILIAIITIITVGISWHYLHNDHSPASSGPAFVLPDQSLVTLGLIAFCSMIVEGAMFDWSVIYFKKIVLAEKAWIAAGYTACMCTMAMGRFVADSFSARFGLKRTLQVSGALSTLGLLVAVTFPTMLTAIIGFMLVGAGISSVVPMVYSAAGKSKTMLPGAAIAAVSTISFVGFLIGPPVIGFLAGAFTLRVSFMFLAAMGACVVIFSTKAKL, from the coding sequence ATGAATACCGAAATTACATCAGCCCAGTTAAACCATTCGCCCAAAGTAGTCAGGCTCGCTGTAGCCGCTATGTTTTTTATGGCCGGGTTGTGCTTTGCCAGTTGGGCATCGCGCATTGCCACCATTCAGCAAAAACTATCCCTGTCAGACGCAGCATTGGGTGGCGTATTGTTTGCTTTGCCGGTGGGTCTGATGTTATCGTTGCCCTTGTCGGGATGGTTGGTAACCAAAATAGGCAGCCGTAAACTACTGGCAGCAGCATTAAGCACCTACGGCCTGGCTTTAATTACCCTTGGCGCGGCAACGCAGGTTTACCAATTGGTGGGCTGCCTGGTAATATTCGGCTTAGCCAGTAACGCAACCAATATAGCCGTTAATACCCAGGCCGTAGCTACCGAAGGTTTGTATGTTAAACCTATAATGGCATCCTTCCACGGCGTGTGGAGCCTGGCCGGCTTTATTGGCGCAGGCATAGGCACGTTGATGATAGGGATTAACATTTTACCATTGTATCATTTTATACTGATAGCCATCATTACGATCATCACTGTAGGTATCAGCTGGCATTACCTCCATAATGATCATAGCCCCGCCAGCAGTGGCCCTGCTTTTGTACTACCCGATCAATCGCTGGTTACCTTGGGCCTTATCGCCTTCTGTTCAATGATTGTGGAAGGCGCCATGTTTGACTGGAGCGTTATTTATTTTAAAAAAATTGTTCTGGCAGAAAAAGCCTGGATAGCAGCAGGCTACACCGCCTGCATGTGTACCATGGCTATGGGCCGGTTTGTGGCCGATAGCTTTTCGGCCCGGTTTGGCCTAAAACGTACCTTGCAGGTTAGCGGGGCACTAAGCACACTGGGCCTGCTGGTGGCAGTTACATTCCCCACTATGCTTACGGCCATTATCGGTTTTATGCTGGTGGGAGCCGGTATATCATCAGTAGTGCCGATGGTTTACAGCGCTGCGGGCAAATCAAAAACCATGCTGCCGGGGGCAGCCATAGCTGCGGTATCAACCATCAGCTTTGTTGGTTTTTTAATTGGGCCACCTGTTATCGGTTTCCTGGCCGGAGCTTTTACGCTTCGGGTTTCGTTTATGTTTTTAGCTGCCATGGGCGCCTGTGTGGTTATCTTTTCAACCAAGGCGAAGCTCTGA